Within Vicia villosa cultivar HV-30 ecotype Madison, WI linkage group LG1, Vvil1.0, whole genome shotgun sequence, the genomic segment CAATTAGGTGAATACACTTTTGACCGATAAGTAAAAACTGTTAGGTTATTAAACCTCCGGCATCTCAGTCAAGATACCTCTGACCTTATGTTGTTTACTTATTCTCGTCCATATGTCGGGGTCCACCTTAACCAACTAGGGGCTTACTAGACTTTATGCGATTCTCTGAGATCCATCATGATTCACCTGGGGTTGTCGGTCTGTGTTTCATACGATGAGATCCATCAAGATCTCCTAGCAGTAGGGCTCAGCCCACTGGGGCAGTGTGAATCTATACGATATAAAACTCAACTAAGGCTAAGCTAAGTTCCGTCTAGGGATGGCCGTTCTATTTTGATTTCCATTCGAACAAGTCAATTATTTATCAAAGCATTAAAATGTCAAAAAAGAATGAAACAAGATCTACTCGGGATTTGCCATTCAATGTACGTCTAAGTCTTTCATGATTTGGTTACTACTGATATTCAAAAACCTACATGGGATATTGTGATTCTAATAATAAGGCCAAGCATTGGCGTAATTAAAATGACTTAAACATGTCGAGATCCCACTGGGACTCTCTAACTTCTCTATATCTAGAACCTATAAGGTTCTACGACTTCAATAGGTCGAGATCCCACGGGGATTCTCTGACTTCTCTATATCTAGAACCTTTCGAGTTCTACGATACCTAGAGGTCGAGATCCCATCGTGGCTTTTCGACTTCTCTATGTCTAGAACCTATCGGAGTCTAAACATTAATAGATTGAGATCCCATCGGGGCTCTCTGACTTCACTAGGTCTAGAACTATTCGATTTCTACAATGTCAACGTATCAAGATCTCGCATGAGCTCTCTGATTTCTCTACATCGTGAACCCATCAGGGATCTCAGGTTTCTCCATTAAATTCATAAATCTTTCCAATATACGCCAGGGTGAATCTCTCAAAAATTGATCAATCATTAAGACCACGAATTTACGGGGAGCTGGCTCGATTAAAATACGTTTATGTCAAGTTTATATGATCTGGGATAAACTCAAAATACTTCACCCTTACAGGCCTTGTGCTTTAGGGGCTTATGTACATCCCGAAATTTTGATATATAGCCCTAATAAGGCTGGGTTGCACACCAATAATTTTTGGCTAGCACGATGCCATTTCCATAACCCATGTATAATCCGGATTTACTCCTTTCTAGGATTAACTCCCCATCTCGAACTCTGAGAAATAACACCTGATAACGCGCTTTCGTTACAATACCTCAAGGGTCAGTCAATGGTCATGAAACCGTTACAAATCTTTAATAAGATCGGTTACAAATGGTTAATAAGGCCGTTATATTTTTTAATGGCCCCTAAGCACGTCCGTGCTATAAAAGAGGATGGTAACGTGAAAGCCTAAAGGAACTAAAAAATGATGGTGACTCCTTTCTCTTCCAAATACATAGGGGTGCGAATATGCCAGACCGACTAACGGGGGTCTACGACCTAGCCTACCTAGGCTCGGGCCCAGGTCAGGCCagactttttttttcaattagaAAAGGCCTAGGATTTTTAAagagcctatttagctaaaaatgCTAGTCCAAAGGGCAtacaaaaagccttttaagcctagtAGGCTGacctatttatatatatatatatatatataatttattattattattattattattattattattattattataatattgtattcatactttgaattaaaatacaaaaatcaagCTTAGTCACTTTGATGAACAGATGAAAATTAACTGCAAAAACTTTATGAATAATGTCATAAgtcataagttctctcaaacaaatagtatcaaaaaatttatgttaattggTAAACTTGAATAAGTCAACGCAAATAAGCAATGTGTCttgttgatcttttaatttgttagtctatttaaacattagtattttttatttaccaatactcaaataaaatagacttttatgTAGGCTCTTAGGCCAAACAGACCTCCAAAAAGGCCAGacttaggcctaaaaataagccttTGATAGGCCACAGGTCAGACTTAGGCTTTGAAACTTTTGACAGGCCTGACTCagacttggcaaagcctagctcggcccagcctatttctaCCCCCTACAAATACACTGATTCTCACTATTTCCCTAAATATTCGAGGTTTTCCTTAACCAGCATCAGGAGAATTAactaatttatgttttttttcaaaaacaatgaTCATTATTCTATAAAGAAAGaaacattaaaataatttttacaaaattattattttaataatatttaaattaaaaaaattaaaaagtgaaaataataaatattttaactatttaaaaaataatattaataatttattactattattaaaaaaTGACTCATAATTTAGTATAAATTCTACCTAGCGAAAGTATAATAAAATCGGATGGTGTAATAGTTACTTAAACTCACATATACAAttgtaaatttttaaaaattcaaatataaatgaaaatattcaACTTAATTATATAACCGTTGAACTAAACATTACTAGTAACAAATTAGTTattatagaaagaaaaaaaaaacatcactTTTTTAATAGTAAATATGACTTCATTATTAAATTTTATCCTTGactttattcttcttcttcgaTTGATACCTCCGTGTTGTCGTGTGTTGTCGCGTTGTGTAATTTTCTAAATTATCCTATGAGTTTTCCCATAGCGTGACGTAGCCTTTCTCCTATATATAACCTCCAAACCCTCTGTCTCTTCTTCCAAATTTAATCTCACACGGATAATATAGTAAATCACAATAAGAGTTTTCAAACCACAACAAACTAATTCCCAAATAACTCTTCACTCCAAATTAAACCTGGCCATGAAATCAAATCCCAAGAAAACAACAAAGGTCCTCTTTAGCTACGGCGGTAAAATCCTCCCCCGCCACACCGACGGCAAGCTCCGCTACACCGGCGGCCACACCAGAGTCCTCGCGCTCTCTCTCCCCATTTCTTTCTCAGGTTCATTTCTCATTCAATAAACCTTTATATTTAttgcttttattatattttaattttatcagTTGATTTATTTGTTCCATTCCTTTATCTTATGTAGAGTTGATGGTGAAGTTTGTGGAATTATGCGGTTCATCTGTTACACTCAAGTGTCCTTTACCGAACGGAGATTTAGAGACATTGATTTCAATCACCAGCGACGAAGATCTAGAAAATATAATCGAAGAATACGATCGAGCTTCTTCGTCTTTACCACATCCTTTGAAGATTAGAGCCATTCTTTCACCTCCCATATCTCTCAAGAAAGTAACTCCTCCACAATCTTCTTCGTCCAGCGCAACATACTCTCCGTCCGGTTCGATTTACGGATCCTCGGAATCACTGAACCGGTCTAATTACTCACCGGTTTCTCTAGGGTTTTTTGGTATTCGAAATGGGGCTGTGAAAGGTGGTTGTTACACAGGGCAACTACATGGAAGCCCTAGATTGGTATATCGCTTCGGTAATAATTATTGTCAATGATACAGAGTTATGCTGGAGAATAGAATACAAGGATATACAAAATACTGTATATTAGTTGAtgataaaaaatatgaaagatCGGTCCCGAGATCTGGTAGGGTAGGGTGTAGATAGAGAAAAGTGATTTGTAATTGAGCTTCGGCTTCTATTTTTCATTTGCTTGAGTGTTGTTCTGTTTTCTCTGGACAATGATCAGCCAATAACCGAGCCTTATCCCATTAAGTAGTTGGATTACATTTATCAACTTTCTTCTTAATGATATATCCAGAAGTATTTTAGTAAAAATGTAACGCTTGAAATGTTTGCTAATGGAGATTCAGGTTTTCAAGCATACATAATTTTAGTTATTAATAGTTTAATACAAGCTGAATGAAACCGAGCAGGAATTCATGAGGGAGATGACCACTTATATAATTATGTaatgattaattatttattataatgaaaataaattgttaaaattgaataaattattggaaaaaaaattaaaataaccatgtttaataaaaataatacagaaaaaaccaagttttcgggATAAATACCAAACagtctaggtttgggaccccaGACAAGTGAatacgccaaatgaaatggcgcatgcatGTCACACAAGCCataccatttggcgcattaggccAAAAATTAGGGCAAGGAATTGCTAGCCATATGGTTTGGCGCATTAGGCCATTCCTCAACACataggcgccaaatggtttggctcctatgtgttctcccttttttttttcaaaattaaccctATTCGGGTATTTTCGCGTACCGTTTTCTATTCCGGCCTTATATTCGCGGACCGTTTTTTATTCCGGCCTTGTATATTCGTAAAAACGTATGATAAATCGAGTTCGTTAAAGTTTCTCTTACCCTAAATAATGGTTGCGTTATCGATATCAGTTTTTTACTAAAgctcaatttattgatgaaagaccgatgaacggttacaagagttggtaagcgaaactgatacattgcattaaaaaaaatacagattatactaaacttgcgacgctgtcgagccacgattagggcatcttttgatattgtgccccacctgacggcaaatgctgcattttcgttccattttgtcgcggacgtccatttcggttctaatccgtgtactattgggacgcccttttttctttcgccgcattgcgtcgttgtgccaaactacctctccttcatactcaggccagtaatcctccttggccaccacaggaaacgcaacactgtaaactctgagcaatgtctgagtcttgtaaatcgaAGACAGTAGTGATATAACGTCGCGgtgggcatacgcacatgcagctatgacgtgtgagcaaggcatacgaaaagcttgaaaccttccacagtcgcaccaatcttcgtcaagaagaaccctatattgttgccttggcagtccctcattgtggtcaattgtctcgcgcacactgaacgtgcgattgaatcggtcgaaagaagtcacctgatgagtgttcgcttttgccgattgctgttgcataaatttcatgcaactatcgcttaatagttgaccagcttgcctaacatcaccccatctcctgcctcttgttgagaagagtgaagccatcctaaagtatgtggcctccacaagtgctgtgattggaaggttacggatgcctttgaaaacgccattcatggattccacaagattagttgtcatatggccccatcgcacgccattgtcgtatgcccttgtccatttgtccctggaaagattatctacccaagtacctgcctctggatttgtcattacaatctcactcctATAATGCTGGAAcgtgggttgggtcaatgcataaccagcattgactagggcctttcttagatgtctgtccttgatctcccgcatgaagttttgggcgatgtggcgaatacaatagacgtgttttgaaggggggtcatgccatccgttcgctggattattgtaagcactctctatggaagcgtgcctatcagagattaaacatatgtcaggctggggagcaacatgttctcggaggttccttagaaagaaactccaagcccccgcagtttcaccttcgacgatagcaaacgccactggaaatatgttgctgttcccgtcttgtgcaaccgccatgagcattgttcctttgtatttgccgtataaccatgtcccatcaatttgaagtatgggtttacagtgtgcaaaacctcggacgcaaggtttgaacgcccaaaaaagccgatggaatattccgtttccttggacagggtttccatccggtgcatgcgcgggcagtgtctctagaatagtaacagtgccaggtgcgtaactgtgtagcgcattgaggtatcggggaagaattttgtatgactcctcccagttgccgtagactgtctcaattgcctttgtttttgcaccccacgcctttctgtaagatggagtgtagttgaaggttgtaacgatgtgtgatattatatttttaaccttcagagacggatcagagcttacgagaggcaagatctcctgacatataagatcggcactgagttttgtatgatcctgggaattgttagggttgacacacgtgtgtttctgcgtaatcgaccctattttccatgcattattttccatgcattacttctctttCTATAAGCAGctagttctgaaataaatattatatatatatatatatatatatatatatatatatatatatatatatatatatataaatatttatttatatttatatatttatttatttatgtatatatatatatatatatatatatatatatcaatatttatttataattatatatatatttatatatatatatatatatcaatatttatttatatttatataattatttatgtatatatataaatatttatttatgtatatatatatatttatttatttatatatgtcatgTACCCTAGCATGCGTCTGCATGtgtcctgaaacgattcctgataagattcctgcaacgattcctgataagattcctgcaacaattccccctagacaaagcatgcatgcagccctacatctagcagctagttctgaaataaatatttatatatatatatatatatatatatatatgtttatttatttatttatttatttatatagcgTAATTAATCTTCAAAAAACCATAATTAACACAACGAccacattaattttaattgaacGATCCGGTTTTGGCAACCCAAAACAACCGGTATATCACAATATTACAttgcaaaataacaaataaaaacttgtagtacacgctcgatcgttgcaacaaagaaaacaacacttaatctaaactactcaagtatcactgcaagaacaagtggatcttcaacgcctcggttaacctctccacagtatgtccaaaacattagatccacgtccacatcgtctttcacacggtcccaataatacatgtaggtgccttctggattattatccgtcaacgtaatgtatggacaacggtaatctatctgtttaacttttctggttggaccatctagttgacgaaacccagtgttgatggctctaacaattctctggaaattccagtgggggttaaggcagacacgcatgtgcctaccttcctcaaaaaaaacgacagcccaaactgagttcattttttagtgtttgcagtaagaatgaagaaagagttggtacttcaactccacacactcATACCTATATTTATAGGGGGTGAAATACAGAGGAAAATAactttgttaattattaataacttaaacaCTAATAGGAAACTTGgtaatgttaaaaaaacatttcattaatatatgctcAGAGCATTTAATTGGACGGTACAGAAGTAATTTAAAGGGTAAAGAAATTGCGACATCTAGGAAATTACAACGGTtaggacaatgtcttctctgtcctccatcattcgagtgcattgaatgtcgtcctccatagtctcccaccaacgctgtctttcaagTAAAACACCGCCCCTTattctaagtctcttgatagatctgatttgttcgcctggactcCACTCTCCGTCCAAAAACCTTAAGAgggttctcttaagctggtccatggtTTGAATGTTCCAAAACAACACCTGCATaggaggtttgacggcagagaaaatGACGTATCCAGTCCTTCGACGATAGTCGAAACGCCTCACAGGGGGTGGAGGCTCTGTAGTCCGGTGCgagctatctggccttattcgagatctcattttttgtttgtgtgtactaatgcacacagtaaaccctaatttatagagggtcTGAagtcttgccttaggtctggatcACAATTAGGGTTTCGTATACAAGGCATacacgtaaaccctaattttgaaaaaaaaaaatagggccttctaatgcgccaaatggaatggcgcattagttaaaaaattcaactgcaagtcgccaaatggtttggcgcataagaAGGAATTTTAGGAGAATaagccaaatcatttggcgcataTGTATTATGTGTGGACCCCAGGGTCCCACCTGGTcccacatggtccccacctgCATGTTCTGAAACGATTCCAGGAGTTACTGTAAACCAGCATGGAGTTACTGTTAACAAGCATGCGACTGCAAAAAtttctgataagattcctgaCCAGCTTCCTGCCAGGATTCCTCCTACTCCTGCATGCATGCTACCCGAGCTGTCACCTAGACCTGAGCTGCATGCATCCCACCATGCCTTGTCACCGATAGTTTGACTGCATGCATGCCAACACATCCTGCAGAAGCAACACCAAACACTTATGGCTGTGTTGACATGTCAAGCATGCATGATGTTACCGTTTTTTTCCTCATCAATATATAAAGCACTTGGGATTCTGGAAATACATCACCATTAACACTCATCTACTCTTAGAACAATCCTTTTGCAATCAGCTTACGAATTTTCAgccttcaaccatgtctctcctaaccatgggcgaaacacacagaggaaccccCCAGAACATCGCAACCTTCGTAAGTGTATCAGTATTACTTTAAAATCATGCAACTGTCCCTGATAAACTAACTGATTTTTTTGGGCATGCTTACTCTTTTCAGAACGTTCAACGTTTTCGCACTCGTAGTAAACATACCATCGCTCCGGACGACCGCATTATACCATACCTGAACATTGCTGGTTTCGGTCCGATTAGCAGGATCGCCGAGTCTTCTATTgaccacaagtttgttcttgctttgctagaacgctggaggcccgagacacacaccttccatcttccaacaggggagtgcaccatcacccttgAAGACGTTCATATGCTACTCGGCCTTCCTGTTGatggtaaggcaattaatggttgTGTTATGCAGGCGAATAGCTTATGCCAAGAGGCAATTGGAATAGACTTGATAGAAGGAGCCGTTGGTGCTAGGGGGCAAGGTGTTAACCTCAAGAGGTTAAaggattattataaaaattttcacttgaatgatgcgtctccccaagagaccatactgcAGAAAACTAGGTGTTACATACTGTTGcttattggaaacgttttgttcccagatagcactggtaacacggttaactttatgtatcttcgtttgcTAATGGATTTTAGTAGAGTTGGTCTGTACAGCTGGGGGTCTGCGGTTCTGGCTACCCTGTACCAGTCACTATGCAAAAACGCGGTTGCTAAGTcctgcacattctatggatgcgccctgttggtgcaggtgtgggggtggtggaggatgcccatactggccccggttaacaacggaagttgggactttccgtatgccttgaggtaagtttttagtataccattttctccttacacattctactccattctaactaaatcattatattttcgttgtagattttgtgtgaaaaaaatggacttcacacttaatccgcggtcaaatatcacaatgtaccgcaTGCTAATTGATCACCTTGGACAACATCAGGTATtatctctaattcttttcttcttttattttaagtattttcctTAAATATTTTTTCCCGAAGTAATGTATAACTCTCATGCATGcagttcatatggcgaccgtatctcgagtgcgagtatgagcctagagctcaggatgcaAAAATTTGGACGACAAAATGCTGCTTAATCCGGTACAACATAatagaaatgcatcaaagtgaccgggtgatgcttcagtttgggatgcgtcaacggatacccgaccctcctgttgacttgggagtgtggcacctaaaaagagttaaccatcaatggacacaccaacactgaaggattttgcacccgatcagcgccagatgtggaagaaccgtcgccagtatgtcctaaacttccccgttagtgaccatgaaatgaaaccttctcctgaatacatgagttggtatcgtacagccACATCCCCTAACTTATTTCTTGCAGCTCCGTTCTATTTAATTGATCCCCGTGCACAGAACTacatcttgccacaacaacaacaaccggaagaggaacaacaacaacaacacgaacaacaacaacaactccggcaacaacaacgacaacaacaacgacaacaacaacgcctacaacaacgccaacaacagcacatacaacagcaacaacaacaacaactccaggaacaacaacaactccagcaacaacaacaaaatattttcagtaCTCCTTCCCGTTCCGCACGCAACATCCGCCAATCAAATATGTTCCAATCCCAATCTCAACCATTACAAGGGTATGAAGACCACCATCCTTCCTCAGACCAATATCAGACCCACTCACAACCATTCGGATTTACAACATTTGCTGGGTCCTCAAGGGGATTCGGCCAAAACCTAACTCCCGGTTCAtctagccttcatcttagtcccgacgatggtcctc encodes:
- the LOC131605348 gene encoding protein PAL OF QUIRKY-like, with protein sequence MKSNPKKTTKVLFSYGGKILPRHTDGKLRYTGGHTRVLALSLPISFSELMVKFVELCGSSVTLKCPLPNGDLETLISITSDEDLENIIEEYDRASSSLPHPLKIRAILSPPISLKKVTPPQSSSSSATYSPSGSIYGSSESLNRSNYSPVSLGFFGIRNGAVKGGCYTGQLHGSPRLVYRFGNNYCQ